One part of the Thermocladium sp. ECH_B genome encodes these proteins:
- a CDS encoding short-chain dehydrogenase, which produces MQIAVVTGSGRGIGRSIAVRLAKAGFSIVINVKRHIEEGEEALREVKKHGDGILVQADVSTVDGASKLINEAINAFGSIDVLVNNAGLGIAKPFMEIDESLWDKLISTNLKSVYLVTRAALPHMIKKGHGKIINITSIAGITGLAYLVPYSAAKAGIIGFTKALAAEVGPLGITVXAVAAGLVKTKMGDSLLQYIGQNEETWAKVHTLTGSIVESDEVAELVAALASDKIRNLIGEVIVIDSGSSIIESRRFVLDK; this is translated from the coding sequence ATGCAGATCGCCGTGGTTACAGGTAGTGGAAGAGGTATTGGTAGATCAATAGCCGTGAGGCTAGCTAAGGCTGGGTTTTCCATTGTAATAAATGTAAAGCGGCATATTGAAGAAGGAGAGGAGGCTCTGCGGGAAGTGAAGAAGCATGGAGATGGCATTCTAGTTCAAGCGGATGTATCTACTGTTGATGGGGCAAGTAAATTGATCAATGAAGCCATTAATGCGTTTGGTTCAATAGATGTCCTAGTAAATAATGCGGGATTAGGTATCGCAAAACCATTTATGGAAATAGATGAATCATTATGGGACAAATTAATAAGTACCAATCTAAAATCCGTCTACCTAGTTACTAGAGCTGCTCTTCCCCACATGATTAAGAAAGGCCATGGTAAGATAATAAATATAACATCCATTGCAGGCATAACTGGCCTTGCTTACTTGGTTCCCTATAGCGCAGCCAAGGCCGGCATAATAGGCTTCACCAAGGCATTAGCAGCAGAAGTAGGTCCTCTTGGCATAACCGTTNATGCCGTGGCAGCCGGCCTGGTGAAAACCAAGATGGGGGATTCCTTGCTTCAATATATTGGTCAAAACGAGGAGACGTGGGCAAAGGTGCACACATTGACGGGCAGTATTGTGGAATCAGATGAAGTAGCAGAGCTAGTTGCAGCATTAGCATCCGATAAGATACGCAACTTGATCGGCGAAGTAATAGTAATAGATAGCGGCTCCTCAATAATTGAGTCGCGACGATTCGTGCTTGATAAATGA